One genomic window of Actinoalloteichus hoggarensis includes the following:
- a CDS encoding alpha/beta fold hydrolase, whose translation MAPEITGFTRRRVTVADGVALNVAVGGSGSPVVLLHGFPQTHLMWRHVAADLAADHTVICPDLRGYGDSDKPVDTDGLTYSKRTMAADVVSLARALGHERFALAGHDRGALVAVRAGLDHADAVTRLAVLDVLPTLDMWDVMHGVSAAVGFHLYLMAQRPGLPEALISGAPDAFFGHFLDVWSTDPAAVPAEIRAAYLAASRAAIPSIVADYRASATIDVDHDEVDREAGNRLRMPVTVLQQDWGSELGYDAVTRWRAWAEDLTHQTVSCGHFMAEEGPAQVIGALRDLLAR comes from the coding sequence ATGGCACCGGAGATCACCGGTTTCACCCGGCGGCGGGTGACCGTCGCCGACGGGGTGGCGCTCAACGTCGCCGTGGGCGGCTCGGGCAGCCCCGTCGTCCTGCTGCACGGCTTCCCGCAGACCCACCTGATGTGGCGGCACGTCGCCGCCGACCTGGCGGCCGACCACACGGTGATCTGCCCCGACCTGCGGGGATACGGCGACAGTGACAAGCCCGTCGACACCGACGGCCTGACCTACTCCAAGCGCACGATGGCCGCGGACGTCGTCTCGCTGGCGAGGGCGCTCGGACATGAGCGGTTCGCCCTCGCGGGTCACGATCGCGGGGCGCTGGTCGCCGTGCGCGCCGGACTGGATCACGCGGACGCGGTCACTCGGCTGGCCGTGCTGGACGTCCTGCCGACGCTGGACATGTGGGACGTCATGCACGGCGTGTCCGCCGCCGTCGGCTTCCACCTCTACCTGATGGCACAGCGGCCCGGGCTTCCGGAGGCGTTGATCAGCGGCGCGCCGGACGCCTTCTTCGGGCACTTCCTGGATGTGTGGTCCACTGATCCGGCGGCCGTCCCCGCCGAGATTCGCGCGGCCTACCTGGCCGCGTCCCGGGCCGCGATTCCCTCCATCGTCGCCGACTATCGAGCCTCCGCGACCATCGACGTCGACCACGACGAGGTCGACCGCGAAGCGGGGAATCGGCTGCGGATGCCGGTGACCGTGCTGCAACAGGACTGGGGATCGGAACTGGGCTACGACGCGGTCACCCGATGGCGGGCCTGGGCCGAGGATCTGACACACCAGACGGTGTCCTGCGGTCACTTCATGGCCGAAGAGGGGCCCGCCCAGGTGATCGGGGCCTTGCGCGACCTGCTCGCCAGGTGA